A genomic region of Melanotaenia boesemani isolate fMelBoe1 chromosome 13, fMelBoe1.pri, whole genome shotgun sequence contains the following coding sequences:
- the dnajc5ab gene encoding dnaJ homolog subfamily C member 5 encodes MDHQRQRTLSTSGESLYVVLGVDKSATTEDIKKCYRKLALKFHPDKNPDNPDAAEKFKEINNAHSILVDPTKKNIYDKYGSLGLYVAEQFGEENVNTYFVLSSWWAKALFAFCCLATGCYCCCCLCCCCNCCCGKCKPQPPMDQEPEFYVSPEDLEAQMTAEERGGSDPIVMQPSSATETTQLTSDAHYSYKTDSY; translated from the exons ATGGACCACCAGAGACAGAGGACCCTCTCTACATCAGGAGAATCGCTTTACGTTGTGCTCGGAGTTGACAAGAGCGCCACGACAGAGGACATCAAGAAATGCTACAG GAAACTGGCTTTGAAGTTTCACCCAGATAAAAACCCAGACAACCCAGACGCAGCTGAGAAATTTAAGGAAATAAACAACGCCCACTCCATCTTGGTGGACCCCACCAAGAAGAACATCTACGACAAATACGGCTCATTGGGGCTCTACGTGGCAGAACAGTTTGGAGAGGAGAACGTCAACACCTACTTTGTTCTGTCCAGCTGGTGGGCCAAG GCCTTGTTCGCCTTCTGCTGCCTGGCAACAGGTTGTtattgctgctgctgcctgtgttgCTGCTGTAACTGTTGCTGTGGTAAATGTAAACCTCAGCCGCCCATGGACCAGGAACCCGAGTTCTACGTCTCCCCGGAGGACCTGGAGGCCCAGATGACCGCTGAGGAGAGAG gTGGCAGCGACCCCATCGTCATGCAGCCGTCATCAGCCACAGAAACCACCCAGCTCACCTCTGATGCACACTACAGCTACAAGACTGACTCATACtaa